A window of Marinobacter halotolerans genomic DNA:
GATCGGTATCGGCCTGCTTGTAGGTGCTTTCTTCAATTGGACGCTAGTGGCCCCGCGGCTGCGGGAACAGACCGTTCACTACGGCAATGCAATTACCATCCCGTCCTTCCTGGCCAACCGCTTCCCGACACAGGCGCTTTCACTGCGTACCGTGTCAGCCGTTGTTATCGTCATCTTTTTTGCGGTTTATACGGCGTCTGGCCTGGTTGCCGGCGGCAAGCTGTTTGAAAGCGCGTTCTCCGGAATTTTCAACTTCGGCGGAATGAGTGATTACGCGGTTGGTATCGTGATCACCCTGGGTGTGGTCCTGGTCTATACCGTGGTTGGCGGCTTCCTGGCGGTGAGCATGACGGACTTTGTGCAAGGCTGCATCATGATGCTGGCACTGGTGATCATGCCGCTGGTTGTGCTCTTCGGTGAAGGGGGTGGTGGTCTTGCCCAGGCCACGCAGACGCTGAATGAAGTCGACCCCTCGTTGCTATCCTGGACGGAGGGATTGACCTTTATAGGCTGGTTGTCCGCGGTTACCTGGGGCCTGGGTTATTTCGGCCAGCCCCATATCATTGTGCGTTTCATGGCGATCCGCACCCTGAAAGACGTCCCGGTTGCTCGTAATATCGGCATGTCCTGGATGCTGATTTCCCTGATCGGTGCTGTGTCTCTGGGCGTTTTCGGCCGTGCTTACGCGATTCGTAACGGCATGGACATCGAAGATCCGGAAACCATCTTTATTATCCTCTCCAATCTGCTGTTCCACCCGCTGATCACTGGCTTCCTTTATGCTGCCCTGCTTGCGGCGGTCATGAGTACCATCTCCAGTCAGTTGCTGGTGTCTTCGTCGTCACTGACAGAGGATTTCTACCGCTTGTTCCTGCGGAAGGACGCGACCGACAAGGAATGTGTCAGGATTGGCCGGGTCTGT
This region includes:
- the putP gene encoding sodium/proline symporter PutP, giving the protein MAIGVWISLFGYFALMIAIGVYAMRTSTSSSEDYMLGGRSLSPKVAALSAGASDMSGWLLLGLPGAMFASGLGSAWIGIGLLVGAFFNWTLVAPRLREQTVHYGNAITIPSFLANRFPTQALSLRTVSAVVIVIFFAVYTASGLVAGGKLFESAFSGIFNFGGMSDYAVGIVITLGVVLVYTVVGGFLAVSMTDFVQGCIMMLALVIMPLVVLFGEGGGGLAQATQTLNEVDPSLLSWTEGLTFIGWLSAVTWGLGYFGQPHIIVRFMAIRTLKDVPVARNIGMSWMLISLIGAVSLGVFGRAYAIRNGMDIEDPETIFIILSNLLFHPLITGFLYAALLAAVMSTISSQLLVSSSSLTEDFYRLFLRKDATDKECVRIGRVCVVLVGLVAAVIASDPDSQVLALVSNAWAGFGAAFGPLIILSLMWSRTNGAGAIAGMVVGAATVIVWISMGWNGSFMGGPGVYEIIPGFIASMLAILVVSSVTADAGEYQHIER